The following DNA comes from Pseudomonadota bacterium.
CGCGCATCCCACACGTGTGTCGGGAGCACAACCAGCGCGTCCCACGCGGCGAGACGGCCATGCCTAGCACTGAGGACAAGACCGCACCCGCCTACCCCATTGACGGTGGCGCCGAGCGTCCAGACCCCGATTCCCTGACCACCGAGCAACCCTTCGAGGCACAGGCCGCCCGACGAAGCGGCTGGCGGATCATTCGCCGCCTCGCGCCCTACCTGTGGCCGAAAGGCGAGGCCTGGGTGAAACGCCGCGTGGTTCTCGCCATTGCCGCCTTGATCAGCGCCAAGCTGATCGCAGTGGGCCTGCCGTTTCTCTACTCGGGTGCTGTCGACCAGCTCGCCGGCAAGGCCCAGTCCGTGGCTGGCGTGTTCGCCATCGGCGCGATCGGTTTGACCATCGCCTACGGGATCGCACGCTTTTCAAACGTCGCATTCCAACAGTTGCGCGATGTGGTGTTCGCCCCGGTCGCGCAACGGGCGCTGCGCACAATCGCCCGGGCCACGATCTCGCACATCCACAATTTGTCGCTGCGGTACCACCTCGGTCGGCGGACCGGCGCCTTGAGCCGGATCATCGAGCGCGGCGTCAAGGGTGTCGCGACCTTGCTCGAATTCCTGCTGTTCAGCATCGCGCCGATGCTGCTCGAGCTGCTCATGATTTCGGTCATCCTGGTGGTGGTTTTCGATGTCCGCTACGTGATGGTTGTCGCCGTCACCGTGGTGTTCTACGTCTGGTTCACCACCGTTGTCACGGAATGGCGGGTGAAGATCCGACGCGAGATGAACGACCGTGACAAGGAGGCCAACCAGAAGGCCATCGACGGCTTGCTCAACTACGAAACGGTCAAGTACTTCAACGCGGAGCGTCTGGAATCCGAGCGCTATGACACCGCCATGGCCGGCTACGAGCACGCCTCGATCCGTTCCGTCCGCTCGCTTGCCGCCTTGAATCTGGGCCAATCGTTCGTGATCAACGCGGGTTTGGTGCTGGTGCTGTGTCTGGCGGCACGCGACGTGGCCCTCGGTGAACTCACCGTCGGCGGCTTTGTGATGGTCAACGCCTACATGATGCAGGTGATGATGCCGCTCGACTTCCTCGGCTACGTGTACCGGGAAATCCGCCAGGCGCTGATCGACATGAGCGAGATGTACGAGCTGCTGGAGCAGCGGGTCGAAGTGACGGACCGTGACGACGCCACCGAGCTCGAACTGGCGGGCGGCGAAATCCACTTTGACCGAGTGGCCTTCAGCTACGATGGCGAGCGCACCATCCTGGACGAGTTCGACCTGACCGTCGGTGCAGGGCAGACGGTCGCCATCGTCGGGGCGTCGGGTTCCGGAAAGTCGACCATCGGCCGGGTGCTGTTTCGCTTCTATGACGTGGCTCGGGGCGCGGTTCGCATCGACGGTCAGGACATTCGGGATGTGACGCAGGACAGCCTGCATCGCGCGATTGGCGTCGTGCCGCAAGACACCGTGCTGTTCAACGACACGATCTTCTACAACATCGCCTACGGTCGTTCGGACGCGACGCCAGACGACGTCACCGCAGCGGCGAGGGCCGCCAAGATCAGCGACTTCGTCGAGAACCTGCCCGACGGCTACGAGACGCGTGTCGGGGAACGAGGCCTGAAGCTCTCAGGCGGGGAAAAACAACGTGTTGGCATTGCCCGCACCCTGCTCAAGGACCCGGCGATCCTGATTCTCGATGAAGCCACATCGGCGTTGGACACGCACACGGAACAGGAAATCCAGGAGAGCCTGCACGCCATGGCAGAGGGGCGCACGGTTATCGTCATTGCTCACCGGCTGTCCACCGTCGTCGACGCCGACCAGATCGTCGTGCTCCGTGACGGCCGCATCGCGGAGTTGGGCACGCACGATGCCCTCCTGTCGCAGCGCGGCGTGTACGCCGGCATGTGGGAGCAACAGCAGAAGCAGGCTGATAACCACTCGCCTTGAGCTGCGCGGCGACGCAAGAGAGCGTCGACCCCAACGTGAAACGGCAGTCTAGGCCTCCGCGTAGCAGACCGCCTGCAGCTTGTTCCCGTCCGGGTCACGCACGTACGCCGCGTAGTAGTGTTCGCTGTAGTGTGGTCGCAACCCGGGCGGACCTTCGTCCAGACCGCCATTCGCCAGGGCGGTGCGGTGGAAGTCGTCGACCACCTGTCGGCTCCTGGCGTGGAAGGCCACGTGCGTGCCGTTGCCCCAGGTGGCAGGCCGGCCATCGAAGGGCTTGAACAAATACAGGTATGGCATCTCACCGTCGACCGCGTAGGCGGGCGGCTTGCCGGGCGGTTTCGGCACGCGAATGAACCCGAGCAGCGGCATCACGGCGTCGTAAAACGCCGCCGCGGTGTCGTAGTCGTTGGTGCCCAAGGTGATGTGGCTGATCAAGGCGTGGGACATGCGGGACACTCCAGTCAATTCAACACGGGTTGGCAGCGAGGCCATCAGCCGGTGACCTGATCCACCGGCAGATCGGGCAGCACCGGGCTGATGAAGAACGGTGCAACGATGTGTTCCTCGGCGCACGCCGCCACGACGGACGGCCGCTGCGCGAGCGCCTCGAGCAGGCGGTGCACGAGCGGGAGCGTCTCCGCGTCAATCTGCGCCGTTGCCGAGGGCGACGGGTACAACTGCCACCACCGGCACAGGGCCGCGAGATAGACGTCGAGCGCCGACAACGCGTCGCCCAGAAACCAGGGGCCCTCCGGGGTCGAGGCGAGTTCGGCCTCGATCAACTGCAGGTGCCCCGTGAAACGCCGGCGCATGCCGTCCAGCAGCGCAGCCTCTGCCACCGCGCCGTCGACGTAGTCGTCGGCGTTGAAACACGCGCGCAGGTCCGCGTGCAGCGTGTTGGAGAGGTAGACCAGCCACTGCAGAAAGCGCGCTCGCGCAACACCGGACGGTGGTGCCATGGCCGCGTGTGCGTCGCACAGGTGTAACAGGATGGCCGCCGTCTCGAAGATCGGCTGGCCGTTGTCGACCAACACCGGGATCAGCCCCTGCGGGTTCAACGCGAGGTAGTCAGCCTGCTTGTGCTCGCGCTTCGCGCGGTCGAGCCAAACCGTCTCGAAGGGCGCGTCCAGCTCGTGCAGCAGCATGCGGACCACGAGGTTGGCACTGTCCGGTGAGCCCAGCAGCCTGTACCGACCGGTCACCGCACCGGCCTCGTTCCGGCGCTGGAAGAGGACTGAACACCGACACAGAAGAGACAGGCTGTCTTACAACCGGAGGCACGGAACGTCACCCACTTCACTCCACATTCCACTCTGCCGGCGATGGTACCGACGGGTGGTGACGAATGCACCTACGGCCGACCCTTTTGCCACTCAAGCTGAACAGATCGACGAGATGGTCCGCGTTTCCGCCGATTCAGGAACACCCACTTCATGGCTGCCAAATGCGGAAACTCGATCAACATGCCAATCGTGATGGCCGTGTAGATCAGCGGCTGATCCGGGTAGGCGACCGTGGCCAAGCCCAACATCAGGGGTGCATTGCGCGCACCGGTCGTGAAGGACAGCAAGCTGTGTTCCGGGAAATCGAGTCGAACCACTCTGGCTGCCCATTCGGACAACACAAAGGTGACCGAGAAAAAACAGAACACGGCGAGCAACACCTGCGGCACGATGGTCAGGTGCGCGGGCAGGGAGTCGACGTTCGCGGCAAAGATCAACGCCACCAACAGCGCCAACACAGCCGGAATGGCGGCTGAGCAGACTGGGAGCAGCCGATCGACGATACGGTGCAGCAGCAGTCGCGCTGCCATCGCCGCTGCAAGCGGTTGAAAGAACCACTCAACCAACGCGGTCAGCTCGACAGGGTGCACGTTTCCTGAGCCGAACACCGTCATGTACACCGGAAACAGCAACAGCTGCGTCGCCATGTTGATCGGAAGCAAGGCTGCACCCAACGCTACATTGCCGCCAACCAACCGGGTGAAGCCGAGGTACCAGTCTGTGCAGGGCGCGACGAAGTAGATCATCAACCCCAAGAAAAAGAGCGGCTCCGCGCCCAGGAACAGCGAGGCAACAGCGAAGCCAACAAACGGTATGACGAGGAAATTGAGCGTCCACGCCAGTGCGATGAACCGCACGTTAGTCGCCCCGCGGAGAACGCCTCCCAAGGGCAGCTCGAACAACAGCAGGAACATCAGAACCAACAAAACCGGGTCGATCCACTGCGTCGCAGTCTGAGCAAGCCCTGGCGACGCGCCGCCCACCAGCGAACCTGTTGCTATCGCGAGAACGAGAAGGCTTGTCGTGCCTCCCAACGTCCGTGGCACCGACGCCATCAGACCGGTCAGCACGGCGACAAGTCCGGTTCGACCAGCCACTAGCAGTAGCACTGTTGCGATTCGCAACAGCTGAAATCGTCCAGCACCATACCGGCTTGCTGGTAGTGGTCGAGAATCGCTGTATCGAGCTCCAGCTCGGCGGCGATGATGCTGCAGGGCGCAACAAAGCGGCCGCGAAATTTGTAAATGAAGCACAGCACGACGTTCCCGTGCACCAGTCTGGAACCGGTCAGAAACAGGTTTCGGTGACGCGTTGATTCATCGTACTTGTTCACCCGTGGCGACCCGTCCTCTGCGGTCTCAAACAACGCCGCAACGGGCCCCAAGTGCGCCTCGAAACCGGTGCAATTGATCGGCACGCCCACACTGCGGCACGTTTTCCCTGTGGTTGACCGGATGTCATAGCCCCCCTCGACGGCCCGGACCGCGTCGACCCGGAAACCCTGCTCCAGCTCGACAAGCTCCATGTTCGCCATGGATGCCAACCGCTCCATCGTGTAGGGGCTCAGAACCCGACTCGGGTCGAACGTGTCAGGCCGCCCGCTGTTGGCGTCGAGCAAGGTCACCCGCTTGCCACGAATCGCAAGATTGAAAGCGGCATCGACCCCGCTCTCGTAACTCCCGATCACGGCGTAATGATCCGAACGGCAGTCATCCCACGAACCCACCTGGCTGTTGTGCTGACACAGCTCACTTCCGGAAAACCCAGTCAGGCGCGGTCGAGCGAACTCCCCGCCGGCCCAGATCAGGTACTGGGCATGCAGTGCATTGCCCGACCCGTCGGTGAGCACAAAACCGTCTCCGTCCTGCGGCGTCACCTGGTCGACACGAGTGTGTTCCCGAACACCCAGCTCGTAGTGGGCAGCAACGCTGCGCAGGTACGCCGCATACTCTGCGCCACTGGGGTGCTCTTTGCCCAAACTGAACGCCGGTGAGGTGTCCGGCGTGATCGCGTTCAAGTCGGTCTGGTGATACCCGTTACTCGGAAACGAGGGCGTGATCATGCGCATCTCGTTGGGCCAACGTTCGAAGCTGCTGCCCACAACGTTCGTCTCGAGAATCGCCAGATCGTCCTTCGCAATGCCCATCTGCTTGAGCAGCACGGCGCAGCCCAGGCCGGCCGGACCCGCCCCCACGATGGCCACCTTTGCCTGATTCACATCAGCGTCCCGACACGCTTTAGAGAAGTGTTATATTATAACATTACGAATCCCATGAGGGCGCGTGTTGACAGTGTCGCCGTGTTTCGCTTGCCGCTGATCACACGAAACGCACCAGCCCGCACCACGGATTCCGAAAGCCACCGACGGGCTCAAACCACAGTCGCGGTTCCACGATAGACTTCCACCACCGCCACCGAGACACGCGGCACACCCGAGCACAGCGCACGGCACCTCCGCACGCACCACACCGTCGCCAGCACACACCCGGGCAGTGTCCGCCGAGATTCATCCCATGACCTACACGCCCTCCCCGCAACGCTACGACACCATGGCGTACCGCCACTGCGGTCGCTCGGGGCTGAAACTGCCCGCTGTGTCCCTCGGCCTCTGGCACAACTTCGGCGACGACGCACGGCACGACACCAAGCGCGCGATCTGCCGGACCGCATTCGACCTCGGGATCACACACTTCGATCTCGCCAACAATTACGGCCCGCCACCGGGCAGCGCGGAGCTCGCCTTTGGCGACATCCTGCGCACCGATTTCGCCGGCCACCGGGACGAACTGATCATCTCCTCCAAGGCGGGGTACGACATGTGGCCCGGGCCCTACGGCGAGTGGGGCAGCCGAAAGTACCTGATCGCGTCCTGCGACCAATCGCTCAAGCGCATGGGGCTCGACTACGTCGACATCTTCTATTCCCACCGCCACGACCCCGACACCCCGCTCGAAGAGACCATGGGCGCGCTCGACCACATCGTGCGCTCGGGCCGCGCGCTCTACGTCGGTATTTCCAGCTACAACTCCGAACACACGCGTCAGGCGGTCGCGATCCTGAACGACCTCGGCACGCCCTGCCTGATTCACCAGCCGGCCTACAACATGCTCAACCGCTGGGTCGAACGCGACGGACTGAAAGACACCCTCACCGAGCTGGGCGTGGGCTCGATTGCCTTCACGCCGCTCGCGCAGGGCATGCTGACCGACAAGTACCTCGACGCCGTGCCTGAAGGCAGCCGCGCCACCCAGGGCAAGTCCCTGCTGGACGGCTTCATCAACGAACGCGCCCTCGGCAACATCCGCGCGCTGAACGAAATCGCCCGCGGTCGCGGCCAAACCCTGGCACAGATGGCCATCGCCTGGGTGCTGCGCGACAACGGCATCACCTCTGCGCTGATCGGCGCATCCCGGCCCGAGCAGGTGGTCGATTGCGTCGGCGCGGTTAGCAAGCTCGACTTTACGCCGAACGAACTCACCGAAATCGATCAGTACGCCATCGAAGAAGACATCAACTTGTGGGCGAAGTCGTCGCAGACGGATTGAGGGCGTGCTGAGCACGCGGTTTATCCAAACCATTACACGGGAGTCTTGGCACCGCAGCGCAGCAAGCCGAATGTGGTTAGGTTTACTACTCGCAACCTGACCTGACCTGACCTGACCTAACAGCCACCGATTCTGTGTCCGTGGATTGGGTATCAGATCAATTTTTCGCTGGCATTCTCGTTCCGGAGCTGTGATCCATCGCGGAACAGCTGCAACAGAGTTCTACAACAGCACATATTGCTCTGGTGTGCGTATTCCGCGTTGTACTTCTCGCTCGATGCTTCGCCTCAGCGACACCGAACCCTTCAACGCTTCGCTTCGGGATTGACGCTGGATTCGCGGACGATGTCTTCGACCGTTTGCACCATCTCTACTTTTAGCTAACGTTTGGTATCACCAGCGGCGTGCGTGACAAGACGTTCCATGGATGACCCTGTTTGCGCTGCTTTACCAGATTGAGCGGGGAAGTGTTCTTTTAAAAATAGTAAAACATCTTTCCAGCTCGCCCAAAATACATCATGACTTGCTGCATAGACCAGATGCCTGTGCGCGTGGGGATAGTGAAACCGATTCAAGCGATTGATAATCCGATTAGACATTTCCATTGAAGGCCATACGTCATCGTACTTGCCGGACAGCAGCAAAGTCGATGCGGACATTTTTTCTACCTGGATTACAGCGTTTTCTGTAAAGTTCGGCTCGTCAATAATGCCATACCAAGGGTCGAAGGATGCCAGACTACCGCTGCAAATACTCGGTATTTCTTCACCTCTAAAGGTCCAAGCCGAGCCGCATGGATTTATTTTGATCTCGTGGTCCAGAACAGATGGATCTCGATGATAGGGCCCCCAGACATAGGCGCTGGGAGACGCCGCGATCACCACATCGATTTCTGTGAAATGGCTAGCCAGCAGGAGCGCTAACTCGCCTCCCCGACTTGTCCCGTACATCGCGACACTACCCCCATGAATTCCCGGCTGCTTGGCGAGCCAGTCTATCGCGGTCTTAAAATATTCCAGCGGGATTTCTTTCAGAATAGAAGGCAGCTCACCAACGTCACTGTAATCAAAGTAAGACAAAGCAAGAACTGCGTAGCCTCTATTTTCTTCCTTTTCAAGATCCTCAAGGACACCCCGGTATCGATCGTTCCGGCGCAAGAAATTGCCGCCATCGGACCCACCGAAAATAATAATAGGGCGCTGCTCGACCACGCCTTCTTTATAGTAAAAATCCCCTACTAGACCACTATCAGTGACCTCTACGTGCTCAAATGCAGAAACGGTATTGACATATACAACAAAGAAAATCAGATAGCACAGGATCACTTTACTCTTCATGGCCTACCTCTCGCTAGCTGCATCATCAGGCGGCGTGCCACGAAGAAGCACGCCCTACCTGATCGTCCTGCCCATGGCCGTGCCGTCGGTCTTTTCCATGGGCCAGAGAAACAGTCCCGCCATCGTCAAGCCGCGGGGCGCTTTCTCGCCGAGACGGTTTACGTACTCCAAGAGTCTCACCCGAGCCCGTTGAGCAGCAGAAAGCACAGCCTCAGACAAGAGGTGATCGGGGATCTCCTGCTTCTATCCCTCTGGATCTTAATATACGAGCCCAATAAATAAACCTGAATCGGATTCCGAAAGCTCAGCGATCGTGCGTTGGCGGTTGACGTCTCCGCAGATGTTGATCTCGATACTTACACTCATCACGCTTCTTTGCGCCGGAATAAGCCGCGTTGCGGTAGCAGTGTCAAGGCACCGAAGAGAACGGGTTCAATGCACTGGTCAGGTGGCATTTTGTTTTTCCATCTTGCGAAAGATTAATAATAATAGAATTGTGGAAATAACTATTGCGAGGCTAAACATAGCGAAAAGCACCGTATACGCATACGTTTCACCCGTACTCTCCAGAAATCTTTCTACACCCATAACACGAAGAGGAATTGTTAGAGAATATGAAGCGCCAATGTAAACGGCGTAGCTAGTGGCAAGCGCTAGAAAACCGTTCAGTCTTGCATCCCTTCTCCTAGCTATAAATTTGCAGACAACCACAAATGCGGCTGGCCAAATAAAGCCGAGACAGATTAATACTACTCCTTCCCAACCTACATCCATGACGCCAACTAACGCTCGCAGCAGCGGGCGCGCGGTAAGCGTTTCCGGCGACCATAGGGAGCATACTGCCTGCTCTTGTTAGACAGCATTTTATCGCGATTGTGCACGAGTCTTAGCCACATTCGCCCATTCGATTTTATCCAGTACTAACTCCGGATATGCT
Coding sequences within:
- a CDS encoding ABC transporter ATP-binding protein/permease, whose protein sequence is MPSTEDKTAPAYPIDGGAERPDPDSLTTEQPFEAQAARRSGWRIIRRLAPYLWPKGEAWVKRRVVLAIAALISAKLIAVGLPFLYSGAVDQLAGKAQSVAGVFAIGAIGLTIAYGIARFSNVAFQQLRDVVFAPVAQRALRTIARATISHIHNLSLRYHLGRRTGALSRIIERGVKGVATLLEFLLFSIAPMLLELLMISVILVVVFDVRYVMVVAVTVVFYVWFTTVVTEWRVKIRREMNDRDKEANQKAIDGLLNYETVKYFNAERLESERYDTAMAGYEHASIRSVRSLAALNLGQSFVINAGLVLVLCLAARDVALGELTVGGFVMVNAYMMQVMMPLDFLGYVYREIRQALIDMSEMYELLEQRVEVTDRDDATELELAGGEIHFDRVAFSYDGERTILDEFDLTVGAGQTVAIVGASGSGKSTIGRVLFRFYDVARGAVRIDGQDIRDVTQDSLHRAIGVVPQDTVLFNDTIFYNIAYGRSDATPDDVTAAARAAKISDFVENLPDGYETRVGERGLKLSGGEKQRVGIARTLLKDPAILILDEATSALDTHTEQEIQESLHAMAEGRTVIVIAHRLSTVVDADQIVVLRDGRIAELGTHDALLSQRGVYAGMWEQQQKQADNHSP
- a CDS encoding VOC family protein encodes the protein MSHALISHITLGTNDYDTAAAFYDAVMPLLGFIRVPKPPGKPPAYAVDGEMPYLYLFKPFDGRPATWGNGTHVAFHARSRQVVDDFHRTALANGGLDEGPPGLRPHYSEHYYAAYVRDPDGNKLQAVCYAEA
- a CDS encoding glutathione S-transferase family protein translates to MTGRYRLLGSPDSANLVVRMLLHELDAPFETVWLDRAKREHKQADYLALNPQGLIPVLVDNGQPIFETAAILLHLCDAHAAMAPPSGVARARFLQWLVYLSNTLHADLRACFNADDYVDGAVAEAALLDGMRRRFTGHLQLIEAELASTPEGPWFLGDALSALDVYLAALCRWWQLYPSPSATAQIDAETLPLVHRLLEALAQRPSVVAACAEEHIVAPFFISPVLPDLPVDQVTG
- a CDS encoding arsenic resistance protein, whose translation is MASVPRTLGGTTSLLVLAIATGSLVGGASPGLAQTATQWIDPVLLVLMFLLLFELPLGGVLRGATNVRFIALAWTLNFLVIPFVGFAVASLFLGAEPLFFLGLMIYFVAPCTDWYLGFTRLVGGNVALGAALLPINMATQLLLFPVYMTVFGSGNVHPVELTALVEWFFQPLAAAMAARLLLHRIVDRLLPVCSAAIPAVLALLVALIFAANVDSLPAHLTIVPQVLLAVFCFFSVTFVLSEWAARVVRLDFPEHSLLSFTTGARNAPLMLGLATVAYPDQPLIYTAITIGMLIEFPHLAAMKWVFLNRRKRGPSRRSVQLEWQKGRP
- a CDS encoding NAD(P)-binding domain-containing protein, with translation MNQAKVAIVGAGPAGLGCAVLLKQMGIAKDDLAILETNVVGSSFERWPNEMRMITPSFPSNGYHQTDLNAITPDTSPAFSLGKEHPSGAEYAAYLRSVAAHYELGVREHTRVDQVTPQDGDGFVLTDGSGNALHAQYLIWAGGEFARPRLTGFSGSELCQHNSQVGSWDDCRSDHYAVIGSYESGVDAAFNLAIRGKRVTLLDANSGRPDTFDPSRVLSPYTMERLASMANMELVELEQGFRVDAVRAVEGGYDIRSTTGKTCRSVGVPINCTGFEAHLGPVAALFETAEDGSPRVNKYDESTRHRNLFLTGSRLVHGNVVLCFIYKFRGRFVAPCSIIAAELELDTAILDHYQQAGMVLDDFSCCESQQCYC
- the mgrA gene encoding L-glyceraldehyde 3-phosphate reductase, with protein sequence MTYTPSPQRYDTMAYRHCGRSGLKLPAVSLGLWHNFGDDARHDTKRAICRTAFDLGITHFDLANNYGPPPGSAELAFGDILRTDFAGHRDELIISSKAGYDMWPGPYGEWGSRKYLIASCDQSLKRMGLDYVDIFYSHRHDPDTPLEETMGALDHIVRSGRALYVGISSYNSEHTRQAVAILNDLGTPCLIHQPAYNMLNRWVERDGLKDTLTELGVGSIAFTPLAQGMLTDKYLDAVPEGSRATQGKSLLDGFINERALGNIRALNEIARGRGQTLAQMAIAWVLRDNGITSALIGASRPEQVVDCVGAVSKLDFTPNELTEIDQYAIEEDINLWAKSSQTD
- a CDS encoding acyl-CoA thioester hydrolase/BAAT C-terminal domain-containing protein; its protein translation is MKSKVILCYLIFFVVYVNTVSAFEHVEVTDSGLVGDFYYKEGVVEQRPIIIFGGSDGGNFLRRNDRYRGVLEDLEKEENRGYAVLALSYFDYSDVGELPSILKEIPLEYFKTAIDWLAKQPGIHGGSVAMYGTSRGGELALLLASHFTEIDVVIAASPSAYVWGPYHRDPSVLDHEIKINPCGSAWTFRGEEIPSICSGSLASFDPWYGIIDEPNFTENAVIQVEKMSASTLLLSGKYDDVWPSMEMSNRIINRLNRFHYPHAHRHLVYAASHDVFWASWKDVLLFLKEHFPAQSGKAAQTGSSMERLVTHAAGDTKR